A genome region from Thermoanaerobacterium xylanolyticum LX-11 includes the following:
- a CDS encoding inorganic phosphate transporter: MNLHYALIAFILLYIFITGFHDEGNLIATIISSRSIGIRSAFITASLAQFIGTATLSTTVASTISKDVLNLKYLTIAGNDLYIMIFTGLLGAVVWNLITWYIGMPSSSSHALVGGMIGPFIIKYGIYSINIYGILLKVIIPLFLSPVFGFLIGYLVMYFTSRILRSAGVKVNTVLKKLQYLTLFILNAGQGANDAQKGMGLIYILTIGSSLSRSSEFHNMIKVLSAFMISFGLLFGGLRMIKSVGTRIYRVKPFHSFNAQISSLFIVITAAVFGLPTSGTQIINSSVLGVGAKERPTAVRWQFARSMFASWIITIPASFAISSILFLISKTI; this comes from the coding sequence ATGAATTTGCACTATGCTTTAATAGCTTTTATTTTATTATACATCTTTATCACAGGATTTCATGACGAAGGAAATCTTATAGCTACGATTATTTCGTCAAGATCTATCGGTATAAGAAGTGCCTTTATAACAGCGTCATTAGCTCAATTTATTGGCACAGCAACATTAAGCACTACAGTTGCATCAACCATCAGTAAAGATGTGCTTAATCTTAAATACCTCACAATTGCTGGTAATGATCTGTATATCATGATATTTACAGGCTTACTTGGTGCTGTTGTTTGGAATCTCATCACGTGGTATATAGGCATGCCTTCCAGTTCTTCACACGCATTAGTTGGAGGCATGATAGGGCCTTTCATAATTAAATATGGAATTTATTCTATTAACATCTACGGAATATTACTAAAAGTCATAATTCCACTTTTTTTATCTCCTGTTTTTGGATTTTTGATAGGATATTTAGTGATGTATTTCACAAGCCGTATTTTGAGAAGTGCTGGAGTAAAGGTCAATACTGTTTTAAAAAAGCTTCAATATTTGACTCTCTTTATCTTAAATGCTGGCCAAGGCGCTAACGACGCTCAAAAAGGAATGGGACTTATATATATTTTGACGATAGGAAGTAGTCTCTCAAGAAGCAGTGAATTTCATAATATGATTAAGGTTTTGTCGGCTTTTATGATATCCTTTGGACTTCTTTTTGGAGGACTTAGAATGATTAAAAGCGTTGGAACAAGGATATACAGGGTTAAGCCATTTCATTCTTTTAATGCGCAGATATCGTCTCTATTCATAGTTATAACTGCTGCAGTTTTTGGACTGCCTACAAGTGGAACGCAGATAATCAATTCTTCTGTACTTGGTGTAGGAGCAAAAGAAAGGCCCACCGCTGTAAGGTGGCAGTTTGCAAGAAGTATGTTTGCATCTTGGATTATCACAATACCAGCATCTTTTGCGATATCTTCAATCTTATTTTTGATTTCTAAAACTATATGA
- a CDS encoding APC family permease yields the protein MEKEKILKVRDIVLMNVVAIIGLRWLPLAAKYGASSVMLWILASILFFIPQGLAVAELSTGWPYEGGLYVWAKEAFGDKYGFLTSWSYWLTNVVYYPSMLIYIASTAAYMVNPKLADNDRFVSIFIFVLFWIITLVNINGLSLSKWLSNAGGLFGTIIPGILLIGFSIYWVTGIHQKIQATYTVSSLFPNLSSLSNIVFFSSMIFAYAGLELAPTLAERTENPERTFPRAIVLSAFIIPALYILGTISITFIVPQKEIGLATGIMQAIQIIFNKIGLKYLIGVAAFLIFIGGIGGINAWIIGPINMIFTSSKGIMPQFFTKSHDKYGTPVNAMITQAIIVSLLILMAFSTPTVESAYWLLSAMTSILYFIPYLVMFSALIVLRYKKPDVKRLYKVPFGNFGAWLVGGIGFLVVLFSIILSIIPPAGMNLGSLLWYEVKLVGGTLLFLIIGFLIYRNYEKKLK from the coding sequence GTGGAAAAAGAAAAGATTCTTAAAGTGCGTGACATCGTCCTTATGAATGTAGTTGCAATCATAGGTTTAAGATGGCTTCCACTTGCCGCAAAATATGGAGCATCTTCTGTAATGCTTTGGATCTTAGCTTCTATTTTGTTTTTCATACCTCAAGGACTTGCGGTAGCTGAACTATCTACAGGATGGCCTTATGAAGGTGGCTTGTACGTATGGGCAAAGGAAGCATTTGGCGACAAATACGGCTTTTTAACGTCATGGTCGTATTGGCTTACCAATGTGGTATACTACCCGTCTATGCTTATATACATCGCCAGCACTGCTGCTTACATGGTGAATCCTAAGCTTGCTGATAACGACCGATTTGTATCCATATTTATATTTGTACTTTTTTGGATAATAACGCTTGTAAATATCAATGGTCTTAGTTTAAGCAAATGGCTTTCAAATGCAGGTGGCCTTTTTGGAACAATAATACCAGGAATACTTCTTATCGGTTTTTCTATATACTGGGTTACTGGGATTCACCAGAAAATTCAAGCCACATACACGGTTTCATCGCTTTTCCCTAATCTGTCAAGTTTAAGCAATATCGTCTTCTTTTCATCCATGATATTTGCTTACGCAGGGCTTGAATTAGCACCGACACTGGCAGAAAGAACAGAAAATCCTGAAAGGACTTTTCCAAGAGCAATAGTTTTATCTGCTTTCATCATACCAGCATTGTACATCCTTGGCACCATCTCTATAACCTTCATAGTTCCTCAGAAGGAAATAGGCTTGGCAACGGGGATAATGCAAGCAATACAAATCATATTCAACAAAATCGGCTTAAAATATTTAATAGGCGTCGCTGCATTTTTGATATTCATAGGAGGCATTGGCGGCATAAATGCATGGATAATAGGCCCTATAAACATGATCTTTACAAGCTCAAAAGGCATTATGCCACAATTCTTCACAAAGTCCCACGATAAATATGGGACACCTGTAAATGCCATGATTACACAAGCAATTATCGTAAGTTTACTGATACTTATGGCTTTCTCGACTCCTACCGTGGAGTCAGCATATTGGCTTTTGTCCGCCATGACATCGATACTCTACTTTATACCATACCTTGTGATGTTTTCTGCACTAATCGTCTTAAGGTATAAAAAGCCTGATGTCAAAAGGCTGTACAAAGTCCCATTTGGAAATTTTGGAGCTTGGCTTGTTGGCGGAATAGGCTTCTTGGTTGTGTTGTTCTCAATAATCCTTTCTATCATTCCACCTGCAGGCATGAATTTAGGAAGCCTTCTATGGTATGAAGTCAAATTAGTCGGAGGAACACTTCTTTTCTTGATAATAGGCTTTTTAATATACAGAAATTATGAAAAGAAACTTAAGTAA
- the tlp gene encoding small acid-soluble spore protein Tlp, whose protein sequence is MAEEKERYKNPPKPDDRSDNVGKLQDMIHDTIENYREAEDYLKLHAEELSPEEIARIKEKNRHRLESIHGMRDEIVDEVEAGNGVDKKD, encoded by the coding sequence ATGGCTGAGGAAAAAGAGCGTTACAAAAATCCTCCCAAGCCTGATGATCGTTCTGATAACGTAGGAAAATTACAGGATATGATTCACGATACGATAGAAAATTATAGAGAAGCTGAAGATTACTTGAAATTGCACGCTGAAGAACTTTCTCCAGAAGAAATCGCAAGAATCAAAGAGAAAAACCGCCATAGACTTGAAAGCATCCATGGCATGAGAGATGAAATCGTAGATGAAGTTGAAGCCGGAAACGGCGTAGACAAAAAAGATTAA
- a CDS encoding aldose 1-epimerase — MYKVEKYMDKFETYRLYDLKSNSFFEVVPERGGIITRYVWAGQDILYLDKETLYNTEKNIRGGIPILFPICGYLKDEKYTIDGREYNMKQHGIARLYKWDVVKTSADDSASITLKFTSSSETREIYPFDFELIFTYILKNGMLTIEQQYVNKSEKNMIFYSGFHPYFYIENKDNASISVDSDACYDAIDKKQLIFDGEIDFKKTEVNLIFEPKSNECSILDKKRSMKVILKYDEVFKYVVVWALHDKEFICVEPWMAKPNSMNTKEDIKNLKPGDELKAVFSIRASME, encoded by the coding sequence ATGTATAAAGTGGAAAAGTATATGGATAAATTTGAGACGTACAGACTTTATGATTTAAAAAGCAATTCGTTTTTTGAAGTTGTGCCGGAACGTGGTGGTATAATAACAAGATATGTATGGGCTGGACAAGATATATTGTATCTTGATAAAGAAACACTGTACAATACCGAAAAGAATATACGAGGAGGAATACCGATACTTTTTCCAATCTGTGGATATCTAAAAGATGAGAAATATACGATAGATGGCAGAGAGTACAACATGAAACAGCATGGTATTGCAAGGCTTTATAAGTGGGATGTAGTTAAAACAAGTGCTGATGATTCTGCGTCGATAACATTGAAGTTTACAAGCAGCAGCGAGACAAGGGAAATATACCCTTTTGATTTTGAACTTATTTTTACATATATTCTCAAGAACGGAATGCTGACAATAGAGCAACAATATGTAAATAAGTCAGAGAAAAATATGATATTTTACTCTGGATTTCATCCGTATTTTTACATTGAAAATAAGGACAATGCTTCAATATCAGTTGATTCAGATGCATGCTACGATGCAATAGATAAAAAGCAGCTTATTTTCGATGGAGAGATTGACTTTAAAAAGACTGAGGTAAATCTTATTTTTGAGCCTAAATCAAATGAGTGCTCTATATTAGATAAAAAAAGAAGTATGAAAGTTATTCTTAAATACGATGAAGTTTTTAAATACGTAGTTGTATGGGCATTACATGATAAAGAATTTATATGTGTTGAGCCTTGGATGGCTAAGCCTAACTCCATGAACACAAAGGAAGATATTAAAAATTTAAAGCCTGGCGATGAGCTAAAAGCAGTGTTTAGTATAAGAGCGTCTATGGAATAA
- a CDS encoding DUF47 domain-containing protein yields the protein MGLFNWLFSKGVDFYKLLQEHSDLALKGVQALALYMTTGKYDDGEKVIIIEKEADKKRKELIDELDSTFITPIEREDIYELSSAIDNILDYCETTVKEMEIYELSPTVELREMVDVILRGTELIDKSVYNLDKDKKSAMDYALKAKKLENEMESYYRKYLAELLKNDDIKYILKMREIYRHLSNCADKMDLAGEILGHILVKEI from the coding sequence TTGGGATTGTTTAATTGGCTATTTTCAAAGGGCGTCGATTTTTACAAATTGTTGCAGGAACATTCTGATTTGGCTTTAAAAGGTGTTCAGGCATTGGCTCTATATATGACTACTGGTAAATATGACGACGGTGAGAAAGTTATAATCATAGAGAAAGAGGCTGATAAGAAAAGAAAAGAGTTAATCGATGAACTTGATAGCACATTTATAACACCTATTGAAAGAGAGGATATATACGAGCTATCAAGTGCCATTGACAACATACTTGATTACTGCGAGACGACGGTAAAAGAAATGGAGATATATGAGCTTAGTCCGACAGTGGAGCTTAGGGAAATGGTGGATGTCATATTGAGAGGTACAGAGCTTATAGATAAAAGTGTTTATAATCTCGATAAAGATAAAAAATCAGCAATGGATTACGCCCTAAAAGCTAAAAAACTTGAAAATGAGATGGAGTCATATTACAGAAAGTATTTAGCAGAGCTTTTAAAGAATGATGATATAAAATACATTTTAAAAATGCGGGAGATATACAGACATTTAAGCAATTGCGCCGATAAGATGGACTTGGCAGGAGAGATATTAGGCCATATCCTTGTGAAAGAAATATGA